One stretch of Sardina pilchardus chromosome 17, fSarPil1.1, whole genome shotgun sequence DNA includes these proteins:
- the bcat1 gene encoding branched-chain-amino-acid aminotransferase, cytosolic — MASVPAPASATSAPSLKGTGAEVSSNGLSDSTPSFKASELDIELVQTHKTKPDLAGLAFGTAFTDHMLTVEWSQQGGWQRPRIQPFGNLSIHPACSALHYAIQLFEGMKAYRGPDNRVRLFRPELNMNRMLKSALRACLPSFDRAELQECIRKLVEVDQEWVPHSDAASLYIRPTFLGTEPSLGVKRPSQALLYVILSPVGSYFTTGAKPVSLWADSKYIRSWKGGTGDCKMGGNYGASIYAQYEAVDYGCQQVLWLYGDDHQITEVGTMNLFLYWKNEKGEEELATPPLDGIILPGITRQSILELAVKWKEFKVCERYLTMADLRCGLKENRVKEMFGSGTACVVSPVGRVLYQGENLQIPCQQENSLASRLLKELTDIQYGRTPSDWSLLV, encoded by the exons ATGGCGAGTGTTCCAGCGCCCGCATCGGCCACGAGCGCTCCATCTCTCAAG GGTACAGGTGCAGAGGTATCAAGTAATGGCCTGTCAGACAGCACTCCCAGCTTCAAG GCAAGTGAGCTGGACATCGAACTGGTCCAGACCCACAAAACCAAACCGGACCTGGCGGGCCTGGCGTTTGGGACCGCCTTCACGGACCACATGCTAACGGTGGAGTGGAGCCAGCAGGGCGGCTGGCAGAGACCTCGCATTCAGCCCTTTGGGAACCTGTCCATCCACCCGGCCTGCTCCGCCCTGCACTACGCCATACAG TTGTTTGAGGGAATGAAGGCGTACAGGGGGCCGGACAACAGAGTGCGTCTCTTCAGACCAGAGCTCAACATGAATCGCATGCTGAAGTCTGCACTTAGAGCCTGTCTGCCG AGTTTTGACAGGGCTGAGCTGCAGGAGTGCATCAGGAAGTTGGTGGAGGTGGATCAGGAGTGGGTTCCACACTCAGACGCTGCCAGCCTCTACATACGCCCCACCTTCCTaggcacagag CCTTCTCTGGGAGTGAAGAGGCCGTCCCAAGCGCTGCTCTACGTGATCCTCAGTCCGGTGGGCTCCTACTTCACCACCGGGGCCAAGCCCGTGTCCCTGTGGGCCGACTCCAAATACATACGCTCCTGGAAAGGAGGCACGGGGGACTGCAAGATGGGAGG GAACTATGGCGCCTCCATCTATGCTCAGTATGAAGCAGTGGATTATGGGTGCCAGCAGGTCCTCTGGCTGTATGGGGATGACCATCAGATCACTGAAGTGGGAACCATGAACCTCTTCCTCTACTGGAAAAATGAGAAAGGAG AGGAGGAGCTGGCAACACCCCCACTGGATGGCATCATCTTGCCGGGCATCACTCGACAGAGCATCCTGGAGCTGGCAGTAAAATGG AAAGAGTTTAAGGTCTGCGAGCGCTACCTGACCATGGCGGACCTGCGGTGTGGACTGAAGGAGAACCGGGTCAAGGAAATGTTCGGTTCTGGTACCGCTTGTGTGGTCAGTCCAGTTGGACGTGTTCTGTACCAGGGAGAG AACTTGCAGATTCCGTGTCAACAGGAGAACTCCCTGGCCTCCAGGCTTCTGAAGGAGCTGACAGACATACAG